Part of the Undibacter mobilis genome is shown below.
CGCGGCGCTTACGATTACGTCTTCACCACCGGCGGCATCGGCCCAACCCACGACGACATTACCGCCGACTGCATCGCCAAGGCCTTCGGCGTCGAACTCGAGTTCCACCCCGAGGCGATTGCGATCATGAAAGAGCGCATCGCCAAGATCGGCGGCGAACTCAATGAAGCGCGCATGCGCATGACGCGCATCCCCAAGGGCGGGACGCTGGTGCACAACAAGGTGTCCGGCGCGCCGGGCTTCTGGATCGGCAACGTCATCACCATGGCCGGCATTCCGGCGGTGATGCAGGCGATGCTCGACGAGGTGGCGCCGAAACTGAAGACCGGCGTCAAGATGCTGTCGGAAAGCATTCGCGCGGACGCGCGCGAAGGCGATGTCGGCACCGAACTCGGCCTGATCGCCAAGGCCCATCCCGACGCGATTATCGGCAGCTACCCGTTC
Proteins encoded:
- a CDS encoding competence/damage-inducible protein A encodes the protein MTAEIVTAAVLVIGDEILSGRTKDKNIGYIADYMTALGIDLKEVRVVSDDESAIVSALNALRGAYDYVFTTGGIGPTHDDITADCIAKAFGVELEFHPEAIAIMKERIAKIGGELNEARMRMTRIPKGGTLVHNKVSGAPGFWIGNVITMAGIPAVMQAMLDEVAPKLKTGVKMLSESIRADAREGDVGTELGLIAKAHPDAIIGSYPFMDEKGGPNTNIVVRSRDPQRLGEVKAAVEAMLTRVRAQLAAG